Proteins from a single region of Halorubrum sp. 2020YC2:
- a CDS encoding DUF4864 domain-containing protein → MSEQYPIAELPTPSPTYGPGRVVSVQLEALATNDEPFEDAGIGTAYNFASPANRRATGPFDRFRQMVHNPRYAPMIDHVEATTGPVERDDDSATQRVTLTGPNGRTVTYAFRLSRRRRGEFDEHWLTDSVVQE, encoded by the coding sequence ATGTCTGAGCAGTACCCGATAGCGGAGCTCCCAACGCCGAGCCCCACGTACGGACCCGGCCGAGTGGTCTCAGTCCAACTCGAGGCACTAGCAACCAACGACGAGCCGTTCGAAGACGCTGGCATTGGCACCGCGTACAACTTCGCATCCCCGGCGAACAGGCGAGCGACAGGCCCGTTTGACCGCTTTCGACAGATGGTACACAATCCACGGTATGCCCCGATGATCGACCACGTCGAGGCGACGACAGGCCCTGTTGAGCGCGACGACGATAGCGCCACACAGCGCGTCACGCTGACCGGTCCCAACGGTCGGACGGTTACATACGCTTTCAGGTTATCGCGACGTCGACGCGGCGAATTCGATGAGCACTGGCTGACAGACAGCGTCGTTCAAGAGTAG
- a CDS encoding lactate 2-monooxygenase, whose protein sequence is MDTGEPGDSRESGDVHAEQFGVKRIREAYRRGMYNGETPDFPLSYDELREAAFERMSENAKAYVHGGAGTEETFERNKDFSRWRIVPRMLRGVADRDLSVNVLGTEHEYPLMVTPLGVQTLLHEEGETATARACEELNVPFVLSSLSSTPLEEVAETLGDTPKWFQFYWSSDREVAASFLDRAEAADYDAIVVTVDAPTLGWRERLLERGYYPFLEGEGMANYFSDPAFRESLDAPPEEDAQAAVDHFLEVFGDASLTWDDLEFVFDRTDLPVVIKGVLHPEDAKTAVEYGADGIQVSTHGGRQVDGSISAVEALPEVADAVGDRTAVLFDSGIRRGEDAFKAMGLGADAVMIGRPFAYGLAHSGEAGVRNVLENTLSQFDLTMGLAGIDEAKSIGSEAIRDERTL, encoded by the coding sequence ATGGACACAGGAGAGCCAGGCGATTCGAGAGAAAGCGGCGATGTTCATGCTGAGCAATTCGGAGTGAAGCGGATTCGTGAGGCGTATCGTCGCGGCATGTACAACGGGGAAACGCCTGATTTCCCGCTTTCGTACGACGAACTCCGGGAAGCGGCCTTCGAGCGGATGTCAGAGAACGCGAAGGCGTACGTCCACGGCGGAGCGGGCACCGAAGAGACATTCGAGCGGAATAAGGATTTTTCGCGGTGGCGAATCGTGCCGCGGATGCTACGGGGGGTAGCCGACCGTGACCTCTCGGTCAACGTGCTCGGAACCGAACACGAGTATCCGCTCATGGTCACGCCCCTCGGTGTCCAGACGCTACTACACGAGGAGGGAGAGACCGCGACCGCTCGTGCGTGCGAGGAACTGAACGTGCCGTTCGTGCTGTCGTCGCTGTCGTCGACGCCACTTGAAGAGGTGGCGGAGACGCTAGGAGACACCCCGAAGTGGTTTCAGTTCTACTGGTCTTCGGATCGTGAGGTCGCCGCGTCGTTCCTTGACCGCGCGGAGGCAGCCGACTACGACGCTATTGTTGTCACGGTCGACGCGCCAACGCTTGGGTGGCGCGAGCGCCTGTTAGAGCGCGGGTATTACCCCTTCCTGGAAGGAGAGGGGATGGCAAACTACTTCTCTGATCCCGCATTCCGTGAATCGCTCGACGCCCCACCCGAGGAAGACGCGCAAGCGGCTGTCGACCACTTTTTGGAGGTGTTTGGTGACGCGTCGCTCACATGGGACGACCTCGAGTTCGTCTTCGATCGGACGGACCTCCCGGTGGTTATCAAGGGTGTGCTCCACCCCGAGGACGCCAAGACAGCGGTCGAATACGGTGCCGATGGGATCCAAGTGTCAACCCACGGCGGTAGGCAGGTCGACGGATCGATCTCGGCAGTCGAAGCGCTGCCAGAGGTCGCGGACGCAGTCGGCGACAGGACGGCCGTGCTGTTCGACTCGGGCATCCGACGCGGCGAAGACGCGTTCAAGGCGATGGGGCTGGGAGCCGACGCCGTCATGATCGGACGCCCGTTCGCGTACGGACTCGCTCACTCCGGTGAGGCTGGCGTGCGAAATGTCTTAGAGAACACGCTCTCGCAGTTCGACCTCACGATGGGATTAGCTGGTATCGACGAAGCGAAATCGATCGGGTCCGAGGCGATCCGCGACGAACGAACGCTTTGA
- a CDS encoding ABC transporter ATP-binding protein: MTDDHGGFEHARENVDGHPMVSLLSYAKPYWVTLTLGVLAAFLTRFARLIPPIVVAAAIDRAIRGSADAGLLTDVGLLSPGEITGEAARLAVLEQLVLIAVLAYLVRSVARFVSRYLLQATAQKVQRDLRNDTYDHLQRLSMDFFADHQTGGMMSILNSDINRLEQFLNTEFRQLIRVIATVGGIAIILWTYSPKLALVALAPVPVIGLASSQFLTWIEPRYKSIRETVARLNTRLENNLGGAAVIKSFDRYGFEKHRVAEQSEAYHDEKVAALRIRRGFFATLRLLTGVVFVLVLYIGGTDIITGVPGEAGALTLGGFALFFLLLRRLYSPMRRVGKSANKYQLAKSSAERVFGLLGREPTITSPDSAYVPESVDGRVTFDDVTFAYGDREPVLQNVSLDVPAGTTIGLAGATGAGKSTLLKLIPRFHDVDDGAVRVDGTDVRECDLQSLRDSIAIVEQNPYLFSGTVAENIAYGDREILDAEWAEDPDKSARDQVEQAAEAAAADEFITDLPNGYDTQVGERGIKLSGGQRQRLAIARALLNDPEIIVFDEATSDVDTETEELIQESLERLVEERTAFIIAHRLSTIQNADKIIVMDEGQIVERGGHEELVAGEGTYANLWQGQAEVSAAND; encoded by the coding sequence GTGACAGACGACCACGGCGGGTTCGAACACGCTCGGGAGAACGTCGACGGCCACCCGATGGTGAGTTTGCTCAGCTACGCCAAACCCTACTGGGTAACTCTCACGCTCGGCGTGCTCGCGGCGTTCCTCACGAGATTTGCCCGACTGATCCCACCGATTGTCGTCGCGGCCGCCATCGATCGAGCGATCCGCGGCTCGGCCGACGCGGGACTGTTGACCGACGTGGGCTTGCTGTCCCCGGGTGAGATCACCGGCGAAGCGGCTCGCCTCGCGGTGCTCGAACAACTCGTGCTCATCGCGGTTCTCGCGTACTTGGTCAGGTCGGTCGCTCGGTTTGTGTCCCGGTATCTGCTTCAAGCGACTGCGCAGAAGGTTCAGCGTGATCTGCGAAACGACACGTACGACCATCTCCAGCGGCTCTCGATGGATTTCTTCGCCGATCATCAGACAGGCGGCATGATGTCGATCCTCAACAGCGATATCAATCGGCTTGAGCAGTTCCTGAACACGGAGTTTCGACAACTCATCCGCGTGATCGCAACGGTCGGCGGGATTGCGATCATCTTGTGGACATACTCGCCGAAGCTGGCGCTCGTCGCGCTCGCACCGGTCCCGGTCATCGGACTGGCGAGTAGCCAGTTTCTCACCTGGATCGAGCCGCGGTATAAATCGATTCGCGAGACCGTCGCTCGACTGAACACGCGGCTTGAGAACAACCTTGGTGGCGCTGCGGTGATTAAGTCGTTCGACCGGTATGGCTTTGAGAAGCATCGGGTTGCTGAGCAGAGCGAGGCGTACCACGATGAGAAGGTCGCGGCGCTGCGAATCCGACGTGGGTTCTTTGCGACGCTGCGGCTGTTAACCGGCGTCGTGTTCGTCCTCGTTCTCTACATCGGTGGCACTGATATCATCACTGGCGTTCCTGGCGAGGCAGGGGCACTGACCCTTGGTGGGTTCGCGCTCTTTTTCCTCCTGTTGCGGCGGCTGTACTCGCCGATGCGTCGTGTCGGGAAGTCAGCAAATAAGTACCAGCTTGCGAAGTCGAGTGCCGAGCGGGTGTTCGGGTTACTTGGCCGCGAGCCGACAATAACCAGCCCTGACTCGGCGTACGTCCCTGAGTCGGTCGACGGGAGGGTCACGTTTGACGATGTGACGTTCGCCTACGGGGACCGCGAGCCTGTCCTCCAAAACGTCTCGCTTGATGTTCCCGCGGGAACAACCATCGGGCTTGCCGGGGCGACCGGGGCCGGCAAGTCAACACTCCTGAAACTCATTCCCCGCTTCCACGATGTCGATGACGGGGCAGTCCGGGTTGACGGGACTGACGTCCGGGAGTGTGATCTCCAGTCGTTACGGGATTCGATCGCGATTGTGGAGCAGAATCCGTACCTGTTCTCGGGGACTGTCGCAGAGAATATCGCGTACGGCGACCGCGAGATACTTGACGCCGAGTGGGCAGAAGACCCTGACAAAAGCGCCCGCGATCAGGTTGAGCAGGCGGCAGAGGCCGCCGCAGCTGACGAGTTCATTACAGACCTCCCGAATGGATACGACACGCAAGTTGGCGAGCGGGGTATCAAACTCTCGGGCGGCCAACGGCAGCGTCTCGCCATCGCCCGGGCACTACTCAATGATCCTGAGATCATCGTCTTTGATGAGGCCACATCAGATGTTGATACGGAGACCGAAGAGCTGATTCAAGAAAGTCTTGAGCGGCTGGTCGAGGAGCGAACCGCATTCATCATTGCGCACCGGCTCTCAACGATCCAGAACGCAGACAAGATTATCGTAATGGATGAGGGCCAGATTGTCGAGCGGGGTGGGCACGAAGAACTGGTTGCGGGCGAGGGAACATATGCGAACCTCTGGCAGGGGCAGGCCGAGGTTTCTGCTGCCAACGACTGA
- the purT gene encoding formate-dependent phosphoribosylglycinamide formyltransferase, with protein MSPTHADRLGTPGANSSTSVLLLGSGELGKEVVLAAQQLGIETIAVDRYEGAPAMQAAHRSHTIDMTDAVAVRDVVSAETPDLIVPEIEAIATDELERLEDEGYDVVPTAKATRLTMDREWIREFAAEDIGVPTSEYAFADNYDAYSEAVADIGVPVVVKPTMSSSGKGQSIVRNADTIDNAWEAARAGSRSDTGRVIVEELVDFDAEFTLLTVQHADGTTFCPPIGHTQEGGDYRTSWQPHRLTSTQLEAAQEMAQQVTAGLGGNGIFGVEFFVRDGEVLFSELSPRPHDTGLVTLGSQQHSQFELHLRAILGLPVPDVTVDEPGASAALVADESIEMPAFTGVADALKTPATAIRLFGKPEAYDGRRMGVVVATGTDTEVAQGRASDALDQLSVVEEQ; from the coding sequence GTGTCGCCAACACACGCGGATCGGCTCGGGACGCCCGGTGCGAACAGTTCGACGTCGGTACTGTTACTCGGGAGTGGAGAACTCGGCAAAGAGGTCGTGCTCGCGGCTCAACAGCTGGGTATTGAAACAATCGCTGTCGACCGGTACGAGGGCGCCCCGGCGATGCAGGCAGCCCACCGGTCACACACTATCGATATGACTGATGCGGTCGCCGTCCGAGATGTCGTATCGGCAGAAACGCCCGACTTGATCGTCCCAGAAATTGAAGCGATTGCGACAGATGAGTTGGAGCGACTCGAAGACGAGGGGTATGATGTCGTTCCTACTGCCAAAGCGACGCGGCTGACGATGGATCGCGAATGGATTCGTGAGTTCGCCGCAGAGGATATTGGAGTCCCGACGAGCGAGTACGCGTTCGCTGACAATTACGACGCGTACAGTGAGGCAGTTGCGGATATTGGAGTTCCGGTCGTCGTCAAGCCGACGATGTCGTCGTCTGGAAAAGGCCAGTCGATCGTGCGCAACGCCGATACGATTGATAACGCTTGGGAGGCTGCTCGAGCTGGATCCCGCTCGGATACTGGACGGGTCATTGTTGAGGAGTTAGTCGATTTCGACGCTGAATTCACTCTCTTGACGGTCCAACACGCCGACGGAACAACGTTTTGCCCACCGATAGGACACACACAGGAAGGTGGTGACTACCGGACAAGCTGGCAGCCTCACCGACTCACTAGCACGCAACTGGAGGCTGCTCAAGAAATGGCCCAGCAGGTTACTGCTGGGCTTGGCGGAAACGGAATCTTCGGGGTCGAATTTTTCGTCCGCGATGGAGAAGTGTTGTTTAGTGAGCTGTCGCCGCGTCCGCATGACACGGGGCTCGTAACTCTTGGGTCGCAACAACACAGCCAGTTCGAACTTCACTTACGCGCTATTCTGGGGCTTCCGGTCCCAGACGTGACCGTTGATGAACCTGGCGCGAGCGCGGCATTAGTCGCCGACGAATCGATCGAGATGCCAGCGTTCACCGGCGTTGCTGATGCGCTCAAGACACCAGCGACGGCTATCCGGTTGTTTGGCAAACCAGAGGCGTACGACGGTCGGCGCATGGGTGTCGTCGTTGCGACCGGTACGGATACGGAGGTTGCTCAAGGGCGTGCTAGCGACGCTCTTGATCAACTCTCTGTCGTCGAAGAGCAATGA
- a CDS encoding DUF5795 family protein has protein sequence MSNRVVQGRMVTPEKLAELVEGESVLEAESITDADRDCPECGGDVISVGYMPSVTEFVTGYKCQDCDWSDDDRE, from the coding sequence ATGTCGAACCGCGTCGTTCAGGGGCGGATGGTGACGCCCGAGAAGCTCGCAGAGCTGGTCGAAGGAGAGTCGGTGCTGGAGGCCGAATCGATCACGGACGCCGACCGCGACTGCCCGGAGTGCGGCGGCGACGTCATCTCGGTCGGGTACATGCCGAGCGTGACCGAGTTCGTCACCGGCTACAAGTGCCAAGACTGCGACTGGAGCGACGACGACCGGGAGTAG
- a CDS encoding DUF5794 domain-containing protein, with product MSTSRHPVALRLEQRVGSATRLLATVMVLPLVDGIFPALVVAGVLGSATGVVETGILIFGGSATAAVILAEMDGTRREMVTSVLLIGAVIIPVAAVEAALAPTLQGLLDLLVFERFAGLVILTIAAKTASSEIGEYLPSPGVIIGLGLVASFDPSGFALETSTEYVVNGTAAAAVGVGFALSIALLSPHLRGRVDIDRFRFGSAVALGVLALPILLGPFDLMQTDAPVALAVLAVTTLFAYDPNAEGVGSADGDDAPDDGDGPADGSADEGETDGSESTDSDESDTDAPGEPPLDAPPEGPSPVVDDDVAVLANGGEGRESDDDATDPFADDDSRAPWL from the coding sequence ATGAGCACTTCACGCCACCCGGTCGCCCTCCGATTAGAACAGCGGGTCGGGAGCGCGACGCGGTTGCTCGCGACCGTGATGGTCCTGCCGCTCGTCGACGGCATCTTCCCCGCGTTAGTCGTCGCCGGCGTCCTCGGGTCGGCCACCGGCGTCGTCGAGACGGGAATCCTGATCTTCGGCGGCTCCGCGACCGCCGCGGTGATCCTCGCGGAGATGGACGGCACCCGCCGGGAGATGGTGACCTCCGTGCTGCTGATCGGCGCGGTGATCATCCCGGTCGCCGCCGTCGAGGCCGCCCTCGCGCCGACCCTCCAAGGCCTCCTCGACCTGCTCGTCTTCGAGCGGTTCGCCGGGCTGGTCATCCTGACGATCGCCGCCAAGACCGCAAGCTCCGAGATCGGCGAGTACCTGCCGAGCCCGGGCGTGATCATCGGGCTCGGTCTCGTCGCGAGCTTCGACCCGTCGGGCTTCGCGTTGGAGACGTCGACCGAGTACGTGGTCAACGGCACCGCGGCCGCCGCCGTCGGCGTCGGATTCGCGCTGTCGATCGCGCTGCTGTCGCCGCACCTCCGCGGCCGCGTCGACATCGATCGCTTCCGGTTCGGCTCCGCGGTCGCGCTGGGCGTACTCGCGCTGCCGATCCTGCTCGGCCCGTTCGACCTCATGCAGACCGACGCCCCGGTCGCGCTCGCGGTGCTCGCGGTGACGACCCTGTTCGCGTACGACCCGAACGCGGAGGGCGTGGGGTCCGCCGACGGCGACGACGCGCCGGACGATGGCGACGGGCCGGCGGACGGGTCCGCCGACGAGGGGGAGACGGACGGCTCGGAGTCGACCGATTCCGACGAGTCGGACACGGACGCGCCGGGCGAACCCCCGCTCGACGCCCCGCCGGAGGGCCCGTCTCCCGTCGTCGACGACGACGTGGCGGTGCTCGCGAACGGCGGCGAGGGTCGAGAGAGCGACGACGACGCAACGGACCCGTTCGCGGACGACGACTCGCGGGCGCCGTGGCTGTGA
- the guaB gene encoding IMP dehydrogenase, whose amino-acid sequence MATDSGRFSEKLDVPEALTFDDVLLRPKESRVEPDDADLSTRVSKTVELTVPVLSAAMDTVTESDLAIAMAREGGLGVLHRNMTVEETAAEVERVKRAHELVIRRENVVTVSPDDTVREADAVMEQQGVSGAPVVADDDTVLGIISGTDIRPYLEVGEDDAVREAMTDEVITAPEDVDAREALELMYDHKIERVPIVDDAERLVGLVTMQGVLQRREHEEAARDDDGRLLAGVAVGPFEEERAVAADEAGVDIIFIDCAHAHNLNVLDSAEAIKATVDADVVVGNVGTREAAEAAVDFADGLKVGIGPGSICTTRVVSGAGMPQMTAVAEVADVAAEHGVPVIADGGIRYSGDAIKALAAGADAVMLGSYFAGTDEAPGRVITMNGKKYKQYRGMGSVGAMKSGGGDRYLKEEEEDEEFVPEGVEAATPYKGSLASELHQLTGGIRSGMGYVGAETVPDLHERAEFVRVSTAGQSESHPHDVMITDEAPNYSPDE is encoded by the coding sequence ATGGCGACAGATTCTGGCCGATTCTCCGAGAAGCTCGACGTTCCGGAAGCGCTGACGTTCGACGACGTGCTGCTCCGCCCGAAGGAGAGCCGGGTCGAGCCGGACGACGCGGACCTGAGCACTCGTGTGTCGAAGACCGTCGAACTGACCGTCCCGGTGCTGTCGGCGGCGATGGACACGGTCACCGAGAGCGACCTCGCCATCGCGATGGCCCGCGAGGGCGGTCTCGGCGTCCTCCACCGTAACATGACCGTCGAGGAGACGGCCGCCGAGGTCGAGCGCGTCAAGCGCGCGCACGAACTCGTCATCCGCCGCGAGAACGTCGTCACCGTCTCGCCGGACGACACCGTCCGCGAGGCCGACGCCGTGATGGAACAGCAGGGCGTCTCCGGCGCGCCGGTCGTCGCGGACGACGACACGGTCCTCGGGATCATCTCCGGGACCGACATCCGCCCGTACCTGGAGGTGGGCGAGGACGACGCGGTCCGCGAGGCGATGACCGACGAGGTCATCACCGCGCCGGAGGACGTCGACGCGCGCGAGGCGCTCGAACTGATGTACGACCACAAGATCGAGCGCGTCCCGATCGTCGACGACGCCGAGCGGCTGGTCGGACTCGTTACGATGCAGGGAGTCCTCCAGCGCCGCGAACACGAGGAGGCCGCCCGCGACGATGACGGCCGCCTGCTCGCCGGCGTCGCGGTCGGCCCCTTCGAGGAGGAGCGCGCCGTCGCGGCCGACGAGGCCGGCGTCGACATCATCTTCATCGACTGCGCGCACGCGCACAATCTCAACGTCTTGGACTCCGCCGAGGCGATCAAAGCGACCGTCGACGCCGACGTCGTCGTCGGCAACGTCGGGACGCGCGAGGCGGCCGAGGCCGCCGTCGACTTCGCGGACGGGCTGAAGGTCGGTATCGGGCCGGGCTCGATCTGTACCACGCGCGTCGTCAGCGGCGCGGGGATGCCCCAGATGACCGCGGTCGCGGAGGTCGCGGACGTCGCCGCCGAACACGGCGTGCCGGTCATCGCGGACGGCGGCATCCGCTACTCGGGCGACGCTATCAAGGCGCTCGCGGCGGGCGCGGACGCGGTGATGCTCGGCTCCTACTTCGCCGGCACCGACGAGGCGCCGGGCCGCGTCATCACGATGAACGGGAAGAAGTACAAGCAGTACCGCGGGATGGGGTCAGTCGGCGCGATGAAATCTGGCGGCGGCGACCGCTACCTCAAGGAGGAGGAGGAAGACGAGGAGTTCGTCCCCGAGGGCGTCGAGGCCGCCACTCCGTACAAGGGGAGCCTCGCCTCCGAGCTTCACCAGCTCACGGGCGGGATTCGCTCCGGAATGGGGTACGTCGGCGCGGAGACCGTCCCCGACCTCCACGAGCGCGCGGAGTTCGTCCGCGTCTCGACCGCGGGTCAGAGCGAGAGCCACCCGCACGACGTGATGATCACGGACGAGGCGCCCAACTACAGCCCGGACGAGTAA
- a CDS encoding HalX domain-containing protein, with protein MSEQPPLVLVVEDEPDLADLYAAWLGDEYRVRTAYGGHEALDQLDEADNDVDAILLDRRMPGLSGDEVLTAVRERGIDCRVAMVTAVEPDFDILEMGFDDYLVKPVTSDTLRETVEGLLRRGEYDSEVQELFSLTSKKAMLESEKSASDLADNEEYQRLTERIADLREQADESRDAVATDDEDYEKLFQEFDADS; from the coding sequence ATGAGTGAGCAACCGCCGCTGGTCCTCGTGGTCGAGGACGAACCCGATCTGGCAGATCTGTACGCCGCCTGGCTCGGCGACGAGTACCGCGTCCGAACCGCGTACGGCGGCCACGAGGCCCTCGATCAGCTCGACGAGGCCGACAACGACGTCGACGCCATCCTCCTCGACCGACGGATGCCCGGACTCTCCGGCGACGAGGTGCTTACCGCCGTCCGCGAGCGCGGCATCGACTGCCGGGTCGCGATGGTCACCGCCGTCGAGCCGGACTTCGACATCCTGGAGATGGGGTTCGACGACTACCTCGTCAAGCCCGTCACCAGCGACACCCTTCGGGAGACGGTCGAGGGGCTGTTGCGGCGCGGCGAGTACGACTCGGAGGTTCAGGAGCTGTTCTCGCTGACCTCGAAGAAGGCGATGCTAGAGTCCGAAAAGAGCGCGAGCGACCTCGCGGACAACGAGGAGTACCAGCGGCTCACCGAGCGGATCGCCGACCTCCGAGAGCAGGCCGACGAGTCGCGGGACGCGGTCGCGACCGACGACGAGGACTACGAGAAGCTCTTTCAGGAGTTCGACGCCGACTCCTAG
- a CDS encoding DEAD/DEAH box helicase has protein sequence MRVRDLPLSQSVVDHFSERGVRELYPPQRAAVEAGVCEGTDVVAAVPTASGKTFVAQLALLTAEGPGLYVCPLRALAREKYETFAALPGVDVGISTGDFDATGEALAGNDVVVATSEKVDSAIRNGASWVDELACVVVDEVHLLGAERRGPTLEVTLATLRRRNPDLQTVALSATVDNPEAIADWLDAALVESDWRPVELRTGVAVGGDVAFDDGTSLSVDVAADRETGVDDVDPDAVNGGSGGDDAGDDDAETDPTEVTAALVSDAVADGGQCLAFVRSRREAVDLAERLADDGLASELGVEDAAAAAADEATEVDGTLTGRQLADCLRAGVAFHHAGLRSGHRAVVESAFRERDVACICATPTLAAGVNVPARRVVVRDQRRYGEGGMSWIPTLEVHQMCGRAGRPGLDPHGEAVLVADADTREAVRERYVEGEPEAVESKLADPGALRTHVLAAVATGFAATETEVLDVFEGTFYARETGAGGLADAVAVAVDDLVAAGMVARETGGVEDYRLVATAVGETTSKQYVRPETGERIVAGLRAAADLPDATTLTAFEVICDTPDMQDTYLGNEERADVYQFARTNAARLTTDMTDPDDFEGWLESVKTARILDEWIGGATVEELVERYRIGPGDLDSRVERAEWLLSAAEALGETTGISVPAVSRARSRL, from the coding sequence ATGCGCGTCCGGGACCTGCCGCTCTCGCAGTCCGTCGTCGACCACTTTTCCGAGCGCGGCGTGCGCGAGCTGTACCCGCCACAGCGCGCGGCGGTCGAGGCGGGCGTCTGCGAGGGGACAGACGTCGTCGCCGCGGTGCCGACCGCGTCGGGCAAGACGTTCGTCGCCCAGCTGGCGCTGCTGACCGCGGAGGGCCCCGGGCTGTACGTCTGTCCGCTCCGCGCGCTCGCCCGCGAGAAGTACGAGACGTTCGCGGCGCTGCCCGGCGTCGACGTCGGCATCTCGACCGGCGACTTCGACGCGACGGGCGAGGCGCTCGCGGGCAATGACGTCGTCGTCGCCACGAGCGAGAAGGTCGACTCGGCCATCCGCAACGGCGCCTCGTGGGTCGACGAGCTGGCCTGCGTCGTCGTCGACGAGGTCCACCTGCTCGGCGCGGAGCGGCGCGGGCCGACGCTCGAAGTGACGCTGGCGACGCTCCGCCGCCGGAACCCCGACCTCCAGACGGTCGCGCTGTCGGCCACCGTCGACAACCCCGAGGCGATCGCGGACTGGCTCGACGCCGCCCTCGTCGAGTCCGACTGGCGCCCCGTCGAGCTGCGGACTGGCGTCGCCGTGGGCGGAGACGTCGCGTTCGACGACGGTACGAGCCTCTCCGTCGACGTCGCGGCCGACCGCGAAACGGGCGTCGACGACGTCGATCCCGACGCGGTCAACGGCGGCTCCGGGGGCGACGACGCCGGAGACGACGACGCGGAGACCGACCCGACCGAGGTCACGGCCGCTCTGGTCTCCGACGCGGTCGCGGACGGCGGCCAGTGTCTCGCGTTCGTCCGCTCCCGCCGCGAGGCGGTCGACCTCGCGGAGCGGCTCGCGGACGACGGGCTCGCGTCGGAGCTGGGGGTCGAGGACGCGGCGGCCGCGGCGGCGGACGAAGCCACCGAGGTGGACGGGACGCTCACGGGCCGGCAGCTCGCGGACTGCCTGCGCGCCGGCGTCGCGTTCCACCACGCCGGCCTCCGCTCGGGCCACCGCGCGGTCGTCGAGTCGGCGTTCCGCGAGCGCGACGTGGCCTGTATCTGCGCCACGCCCACGCTGGCCGCCGGCGTCAACGTCCCCGCCCGGCGGGTCGTGGTCCGCGACCAGCGCCGGTACGGGGAGGGCGGCATGTCGTGGATCCCGACGCTCGAGGTCCACCAGATGTGCGGGCGGGCGGGGCGCCCCGGACTCGACCCGCACGGCGAGGCGGTCCTCGTCGCGGACGCCGACACGCGCGAGGCGGTGCGCGAGCGGTACGTCGAGGGGGAGCCGGAGGCCGTCGAGTCGAAGCTCGCGGACCCGGGCGCGCTCCGCACCCACGTCCTCGCGGCGGTCGCGACGGGGTTCGCGGCGACCGAGACGGAGGTCCTCGACGTGTTCGAGGGGACGTTCTACGCGCGGGAGACCGGCGCGGGCGGCCTGGCCGACGCGGTCGCCGTCGCGGTCGACGACCTCGTCGCGGCCGGGATGGTCGCCCGGGAGACGGGCGGCGTCGAGGACTACCGGCTCGTCGCGACGGCCGTCGGCGAGACCACCTCGAAGCAGTACGTCCGCCCCGAGACCGGCGAGCGGATCGTCGCCGGGCTCCGGGCGGCCGCGGACCTGCCGGACGCGACGACGCTCACCGCCTTCGAGGTGATCTGCGACACGCCGGACATGCAGGACACCTACCTCGGAAACGAGGAGCGCGCGGACGTCTACCAGTTCGCGCGGACGAACGCCGCCCGCCTGACGACGGACATGACCGACCCCGACGACTTCGAGGGGTGGCTGGAGTCGGTGAAGACCGCGCGCATCTTAGACGAGTGGATCGGCGGCGCGACCGTCGAGGAGCTGGTCGAGCGCTACCGGATCGGGCCGGGCGACCTCGACTCGCGGGTTGAGCGCGCGGAGTGGCTGCTGAGCGCGGCCGAGGCGCTGGGCGAGACGACCGGTATCAGCGTCCCCGCGGTGTCGCGGGCGCGGTCGCGGCTGTGA